The following are encoded in a window of Streptomyces sp. SAT1 genomic DNA:
- a CDS encoding methyltransferase domain-containing protein: MTPTLVRQHPSRTGPALRVDQRARARDWSEIQERMLVPLYEAVHERLGVGPGTRLLALGCGTGLALLLAAARGAAVTGTDTRPEHLALARERLLPAAPGAAGTAGTRACPDAASPARTTPRLVDGPPGARDHRAPYTLVTAFEPLGCPAGDPPEPAAPLTAAVPLAGRGTPVVLAGWGPPERCAATDVLRVATRPADPLPVVRDRLEDVARDAGLRPDGSGRVACPFGYADLDSAVRGMLSTGWFDTAIATAGHDQVGKELTEALHAHRRRDGTVWMPNVFRYLIARTP, translated from the coding sequence ATGACACCTACGCTCGTGCGCCAGCACCCGTCCCGCACGGGGCCCGCGCTCCGGGTGGACCAGCGGGCACGCGCGCGTGACTGGTCCGAGATCCAGGAGCGGATGCTCGTACCGCTCTACGAAGCCGTCCACGAACGACTCGGCGTGGGCCCCGGCACCCGCCTGCTGGCCCTCGGCTGCGGCACCGGGCTCGCCCTGCTCCTGGCGGCGGCCCGGGGCGCGGCGGTCACCGGCACCGACACCCGCCCCGAACACCTGGCCCTGGCCCGCGAACGGCTGCTGCCCGCGGCGCCCGGCGCAGCCGGGACGGCGGGCACGCGCGCGTGCCCGGACGCCGCCTCCCCCGCGCGGACGACGCCACGGCTCGTCGACGGCCCGCCCGGCGCCCGCGACCACCGGGCCCCGTACACCCTCGTGACCGCCTTCGAACCCCTGGGCTGCCCGGCGGGCGACCCGCCGGAGCCCGCCGCGCCGCTCACCGCGGCCGTCCCGCTCGCCGGGCGCGGCACGCCGGTGGTGCTGGCCGGCTGGGGCCCGCCCGAGCGCTGCGCGGCCACAGACGTCCTGCGCGTGGCCACCCGGCCCGCCGATCCGCTCCCCGTCGTCCGCGACCGCCTGGAGGACGTCGCCCGAGACGCCGGACTGCGCCCGGACGGCTCCGGACGCGTCGCCTGCCCCTTCGGCTACGCCGACCTGGACAGCGCGGTGCGCGGCATGCTCTCCACCGGATGGTTCGACACGGCGATCGCCACGGCCGGGCACGACCAGGTCGGCAAGGAACTCACCGAGGCGCTCCACGCCCACCGGCGGCGGGACGGCACGGTGTGGATGCCCAACGTGTTCCGCTATCTCATCGCCCGGACCCCCTGA
- the rpsP gene encoding 30S ribosomal protein S16: protein MAVKIKLKRLGKIRSPHYRIVVADSRTRRDGRAIEEIGLYHPVQNPSRIEVDADRVAYWLSVGAQPTEPVLAILKKTGDWQKFKGEPAPAPLLQPQEKAARPSFESLGGEDAGKGEAITQKKKAEKKDEAAAESESSEA from the coding sequence GTGGCAGTCAAGATCAAGCTGAAGCGTCTGGGCAAGATCCGTTCGCCTCACTACCGCATCGTCGTCGCCGACTCCCGTACCCGCCGTGACGGCCGGGCCATCGAGGAGATCGGTCTGTACCACCCGGTGCAGAACCCCTCGCGCATCGAGGTCGACGCGGACCGCGTGGCGTACTGGCTCTCCGTCGGCGCCCAGCCGACCGAGCCCGTGCTCGCCATCCTGAAGAAGACCGGCGACTGGCAGAAGTTCAAGGGCGAGCCCGCCCCGGCTCCGCTGCTCCAGCCGCAGGAGAAGGCCGCCCGTCCGTCGTTCGAGTCGCTCGGCGGCGAGGACGCGGGCAAGGGTGAGGCCATCACCCAGAAGAAGAAGGCTGAGAAGAAGGACGAGGCGGCTGCCGAGTCCGAGTCCTCCGAGGCCTGA
- a CDS encoding RNA-binding protein: MLEEALEHLVKGIVDNPDDVQVASRNLRRGRVLEVRVHPDDLGKVIGRNGRTARALRTVVGAIGGRGVRVDLVDVDHVR; the protein is encoded by the coding sequence ATGCTCGAAGAGGCGCTTGAGCACCTCGTGAAGGGCATCGTCGACAACCCTGACGATGTGCAGGTGGCCTCGCGCAACCTGCGCCGCGGACGTGTGCTCGAGGTCCGGGTCCACCCCGACGACCTCGGCAAGGTGATCGGCCGCAACGGCCGCACCGCACGCGCCCTGCGCACCGTCGTGGGCGCCATCGGCGGCCGGGGCGTCCGGGTCGACCTCGTCGACGTGGACCACGTCCGCTGA
- the rimM gene encoding ribosome maturation factor RimM (Essential for efficient processing of 16S rRNA) — translation MQLVVARIGRAHGIKGEVTVEVRTDEPELRLAPGAVLATDPASAGPLTIAAGRVHSGRLLLRFDGVTGRDGAEALRNTLLIADVDPDELPEDEDEFYDHQLIDLDVVTEDGTEVGRITEISHLPSQDLFIVERPDGTEVMIPFVAEIVAEIDLEEQRAVITPPPGLIDDRAEIASTRDAAEPAEPAGSGESAEPAEGSDGSGDPAQPGDAS, via the coding sequence GTGCAGCTGGTAGTCGCACGGATCGGCCGTGCCCACGGCATCAAGGGCGAGGTGACCGTGGAGGTACGCACGGACGAGCCGGAACTGAGACTCGCCCCCGGTGCCGTACTCGCCACCGACCCCGCCTCCGCCGGACCGCTGACCATCGCCGCCGGCCGTGTCCACAGCGGACGGCTGCTCCTGCGCTTCGACGGCGTCACCGGCCGCGACGGCGCCGAGGCCCTGCGCAACACCCTGCTGATCGCCGACGTCGACCCGGACGAGCTGCCCGAGGACGAGGACGAGTTCTACGACCATCAGCTCATCGACCTGGACGTGGTCACCGAGGACGGCACCGAGGTCGGCCGGATCACCGAGATCTCGCACCTGCCCTCGCAGGACCTGTTCATCGTGGAGCGCCCGGACGGCACCGAGGTCATGATCCCCTTCGTGGCGGAGATCGTCGCCGAGATCGACCTGGAGGAGCAGCGGGCCGTCATCACCCCGCCGCCCGGCCTGATCGACGACCGCGCCGAGATCGCCTCCACCCGGGACGCCGCCGAGCCCGCCGAGCCCGCCGGGTCCGGCGAGTCCGCCGAGCCCGCCGAGGGCTCGGACGGATCCGGTGACCCGGCGCAGCCGGGGGACGCCTCGTGA
- the trmD gene encoding tRNA (guanosine(37)-N1)-methyltransferase TrmD encodes MRLDVVTIFPEYLEPLNVSLVGKARARGQLNVHVHDLRAWTYDRHNTVDDTPYGGGPGMVMKTDPWGDALDTVLADGYESGAHAPALIVPTPSGRPFTQELAVELSERPWLVFTPARYEGIDRRVMDEYATRIPVYEVSIGDYVLAGGEAAVLVVTEAVARLLPGVLGNAESHRDDSFAPGAMASLLEGPVYTKPPLWRGRDIPDVLLSGHHGKIARWRRDEALRRTTANRPDLIERCAPAAFDKKDREMLSILGWAPDPEGERYGRFWRRADDVEE; translated from the coding sequence ATGCGCCTCGACGTCGTCACGATCTTCCCCGAGTACCTCGAACCGCTGAACGTCTCCCTGGTCGGCAAGGCACGCGCGCGCGGACAGCTGAACGTGCACGTGCACGACCTGCGCGCCTGGACGTACGACCGGCACAACACCGTCGACGACACGCCCTACGGCGGCGGCCCCGGCATGGTCATGAAGACCGACCCCTGGGGCGACGCCCTGGACACCGTCCTCGCCGACGGCTACGAGTCGGGGGCGCACGCCCCGGCGCTGATCGTGCCGACCCCCAGCGGACGGCCGTTCACCCAGGAACTCGCCGTGGAACTGTCCGAGCGCCCCTGGCTGGTCTTCACCCCGGCCCGCTACGAGGGCATCGACCGCCGCGTCATGGACGAGTACGCCACCCGGATACCCGTCTACGAGGTCTCCATCGGCGACTACGTCCTGGCCGGCGGCGAGGCGGCCGTCCTGGTCGTCACCGAGGCCGTGGCCCGTCTGCTGCCGGGCGTCCTCGGCAACGCCGAGTCCCACCGCGACGACTCCTTCGCGCCCGGCGCCATGGCGAGCCTCCTGGAGGGGCCCGTCTACACCAAGCCCCCGCTGTGGCGCGGGCGGGACATCCCCGACGTGCTGCTCAGCGGGCACCACGGGAAGATCGCCCGCTGGCGCCGCGACGAGGCGCTGCGGCGCACCACCGCCAACCGGCCCGACCTCATCGAACGCTGCGCGCCCGCGGCGTTCGACAAGAAGGACCGCGAGATGCTCTCCATCCTGGGCTGGGCCCCGGACCCGGAGGGCGAGCGGTACGGCCGATTTTGGCGCAGGGCCGACGACGTGGAAGAATAG
- the rplS gene encoding 50S ribosomal protein L19: MSHLLDTVDAASIRDDIPAFRPGDTVNVHVRVIEGNRSRVQQFKGVVIRRQGSGVRETFTVRKVSFSVGVERTFPVHTPIVEKIELVTRGDVRRAKLYYLRELRGKAAKIKEKREN, encoded by the coding sequence ATGTCTCACCTGCTCGACACCGTCGACGCCGCGTCGATCCGCGACGACATCCCCGCCTTCCGGCCGGGTGACACCGTCAACGTCCACGTCCGTGTCATCGAGGGCAACCGCTCCCGTGTGCAGCAGTTCAAGGGTGTGGTGATCCGCCGCCAGGGTTCCGGCGTGCGCGAGACCTTCACGGTCCGCAAGGTCTCGTTCTCCGTCGGCGTCGAGCGCACCTTCCCGGTGCACACCCCGATCGTCGAGAAGATCGAGCTGGTCACCCGTGGCGACGTGCGCCGCGCCAAGCTGTACTACCTCCGTGAGCTGCGCGGCAAGGCCGCGAAGATCAAGGAGAAGCGCGAGAACTGA
- the lepB gene encoding signal peptidase I, with translation MDTEAQPSERDRSSRPTATGSEGTPEAQGPEERSRSSLAARFTGAVPGGRLTLAALLGLVLLLLLNTFVAQPFQIPSRSMEPGLGVGDRVLVNKVAYRFGAEPRRGDVVVFDGSGYFGDADYIKRVVGVGGDHVVCCDKEGRIEVNGTPVDESAFLRPGDSPSTVPFDVLVPGGRLFLLGDHRDDSSDSRDHLGSPGGGMVPVGDVIGRADWIVWPFGHWTRITRPDAYARVGAAGSAGGAHG, from the coding sequence ATGGACACCGAAGCACAGCCGAGCGAGCGCGACCGCTCCTCCCGCCCCACTGCCACCGGATCCGAAGGGACCCCGGAAGCACAGGGACCGGAGGAGCGGTCGCGTTCGTCGTTGGCGGCGCGGTTCACCGGCGCCGTCCCCGGCGGGCGGCTCACCCTGGCCGCGCTGCTCGGCCTGGTCCTCCTGCTGCTCCTCAACACGTTCGTGGCGCAGCCCTTCCAGATCCCCAGCCGCTCGATGGAGCCGGGACTGGGCGTCGGGGACCGGGTCCTCGTGAACAAGGTGGCGTACCGGTTCGGTGCCGAGCCGCGGCGCGGCGATGTCGTCGTGTTCGACGGCTCCGGCTATTTCGGTGACGCCGACTACATCAAGCGCGTTGTGGGTGTGGGGGGAGACCATGTGGTCTGCTGTGACAAGGAGGGCAGGATCGAGGTGAACGGCACACCGGTCGACGAGTCGGCCTTCCTCCGTCCGGGTGACAGTCCCTCCACGGTCCCCTTCGACGTCCTGGTCCCCGGCGGCAGGCTGTTCCTGCTCGGCGACCACCGCGACGACTCCAGCGACTCACGCGACCACCTGGGCTCCCCGGGCGGCGGCATGGTGCCGGTCGGGGACGTGATCGGCCGGGCCGACTGGATCGTGTGGCCCTTCGGCCACTGGACCCGCATCACCCGTCCGGACGCGTACGCGCGCGTGGGCGCCGCCGGCTCCGCGGGCGGGGCCCATGGGTAG
- the lepB gene encoding signal peptidase I: MGSRGRPRGAQAAAEEEPPPAGTRRPSGPAGGRTRAERRKLQRKVRRRRRRSAVQEIPLLVGVAVLIALVLKTFLVQAFVIPSGSMEQTIRIGDRVLVDKFTPWFGAKPARGDVVVFRDPGGWLDGEETAKKHDPVVVKQVKEALTFIGLLPSDNEKDLIKRVVGVGGDHVKCCDKQGRVTVNGVPLDEGGYLYPGNAPSDTPFDITVPEGRLWVMGDHRGNSADSRAHRDTAYGGTVSEKSVVGRALVIGWPFGHWRTLREPETFSEVTGAGSDAAAGSDAAGPPSHRVARYDPNRSVQLPSPAELPLVMGVVGLHRARGGLRRGVRSWRGGCGGWRTIRQRRRGAPRTPRGRGGSCRGRHRDLREQEHDSRGRHGDGAQPER; this comes from the coding sequence ATGGGTAGCCGCGGCAGGCCGCGCGGCGCCCAGGCCGCCGCCGAGGAGGAGCCGCCGCCCGCCGGGACCCGGCGGCCCTCCGGCCCGGCCGGCGGACGCACCCGCGCCGAGCGGCGCAAGCTCCAGCGCAAGGTCAGACGCAGGCGCCGGCGTTCCGCGGTCCAGGAGATACCGCTGCTGGTCGGCGTGGCCGTGCTCATAGCGCTGGTGCTGAAGACCTTCCTGGTGCAGGCCTTCGTGATCCCGTCGGGCTCCATGGAGCAGACGATCCGCATCGGCGACCGCGTCCTGGTCGACAAGTTCACCCCGTGGTTCGGCGCGAAGCCCGCGCGCGGGGACGTCGTCGTCTTCCGCGACCCGGGCGGCTGGCTGGACGGGGAGGAGACGGCGAAGAAGCACGACCCCGTGGTCGTCAAGCAGGTCAAGGAGGCCCTGACCTTCATCGGCCTGCTGCCCTCCGACAACGAGAAGGACCTGATCAAGCGGGTCGTCGGGGTCGGCGGCGACCACGTCAAGTGCTGCGACAAGCAGGGCCGGGTGACCGTCAACGGCGTTCCCCTGGACGAGGGCGGCTACCTCTATCCGGGCAACGCCCCCTCCGACACCCCGTTCGACATCACGGTCCCCGAGGGACGCCTGTGGGTGATGGGCGACCACCGGGGCAACTCGGCCGACTCGCGTGCCCACCGGGACACCGCGTACGGCGGTACGGTCTCGGAGAAGTCCGTGGTGGGCAGGGCCCTCGTCATCGGCTGGCCGTTCGGCCACTGGCGCACGCTCAGGGAGCCGGAGACGTTCTCGGAGGTGACCGGCGCGGGCTCCGACGCGGCGGCCGGGTCGGACGCCGCCGGGCCGCCTTCGCATAGGGTTGCCCGCTACGATCCCAACAGATCGGTTCAACTCCCGAGCCCTGCGGAACTCCCGCTCGTTATGGGAGTGGTGGGCCTGCACCGTGCACGGGGCGGGCTGCGGCGAGGAGTGAGGAGTTGGCGTGGGGGATGTGGCGGTTGGCGCACGATCCGGCAGCGACGGCGAGGAGCACCGCGGACACCCCGTGGACGCGGCGGGTCCTGCCGCGGACGGCACCGTGACCTCCGGGAACAAGAGCACGACAGCCGAGGACGGCACGGTGACGGAGCACAGCCAGAGCGATGA
- the lepB gene encoding signal peptidase I: protein MTEHSQSDDQAADGGTGEAKKPRSFWKELPILIVIALVLALLIKTFLVQAFSIPSDSMQDTLQRGDRVLVDKLTPWFGSEPERGEVVVFHDPDDWLAGEPTASPNALQTVLSWIGLMPSAEEKDLIKRVVGVGGDTVECHGTGPLIVNGKALNESSYVYPGNTPCSQDDQGGQFKVKVPKGFIWVMGDHRQNSRDSRYNQADKNHGMVPVKEVVGRAIVRAWPINRWGTLPVPDTFDQKGIGQQSSAAGALTVAPGGVALTAAVPLVVWRRRRVLKAENGTGTPTTATGAR from the coding sequence GTGACGGAGCACAGCCAGAGCGATGACCAGGCAGCGGACGGCGGCACCGGGGAGGCGAAGAAACCCCGCTCCTTCTGGAAGGAGCTGCCGATCCTGATCGTCATCGCCCTGGTGCTGGCGCTCCTGATCAAGACGTTCCTCGTCCAGGCGTTCTCCATCCCGTCGGACTCGATGCAGGACACCCTCCAGCGCGGCGACCGGGTCCTGGTCGACAAGCTCACCCCGTGGTTCGGCTCCGAGCCCGAGCGGGGCGAGGTCGTCGTCTTCCACGACCCGGACGACTGGCTGGCCGGTGAGCCCACCGCCAGCCCCAACGCCCTCCAGACGGTGCTCAGCTGGATCGGCCTGATGCCGTCGGCCGAGGAGAAGGACCTGATCAAGCGGGTCGTCGGCGTCGGCGGCGACACCGTCGAGTGCCACGGCACCGGCCCTCTGATCGTCAACGGCAAGGCGCTGAACGAGTCGTCGTACGTCTACCCCGGCAACACGCCGTGCAGCCAGGACGACCAGGGCGGCCAGTTCAAGGTCAAGGTCCCCAAGGGCTTCATCTGGGTCATGGGCGACCACCGGCAGAACTCCCGCGACTCGCGCTACAACCAGGCCGACAAGAACCACGGCATGGTCCCGGTCAAGGAGGTCGTGGGCCGCGCCATCGTGCGGGCCTGGCCGATCAACCGCTGGGGCACCCTGCCCGTCCCCGACACCTTCGACCAGAAGGGCATCGGCCAGCAGTCCTCGGCGGCCGGCGCGCTGACCGTGGCACCCGGCGGCGTGGCCCTCACCGCGGCCGTGCCGCTGGTGGTGTGGCGCCGCAGGCGCGTCCTGAAGGCGGAGAACGGCACCGGCACGCCCACCACGGCCACCGGCGCCCGCTGA
- the lepB gene encoding signal peptidase I, protein MGGESTTRTAPRGGGTGKAPAGGRTGQRLSGLAVALGMVLFLGGFAWAAVVYRPYTVPTSSMSPTIGIGDRVLAQRVDGDEVRRGDVVVFHDRTWVADAPVVKRVVAVGGDTVSCCTRGRLTVNGKQIDEPYLKGGPAELTGFTTVKVPEGRLFLLGDERQGSLDSTAHLTDAAQGTVARADVTARVDSVIWPMKGMLERPTGFAALGALSQPGPLRTIIALIVAGAVLVLAGGAYGPVARLLGGGRGRTRTEPARAR, encoded by the coding sequence ATGGGTGGCGAGAGCACGACACGTACGGCCCCGCGCGGCGGCGGCACCGGCAAGGCACCGGCGGGCGGCAGGACCGGACAGCGGCTGTCCGGACTGGCCGTGGCGCTCGGCATGGTGCTGTTCCTCGGCGGCTTCGCGTGGGCGGCCGTCGTCTACCGGCCCTACACCGTGCCCACCAGCTCGATGTCCCCGACCATCGGCATCGGCGACCGGGTGCTCGCCCAGCGCGTCGACGGCGACGAGGTGCGCCGCGGCGACGTCGTCGTCTTCCACGACAGGACCTGGGTGGCGGACGCACCCGTGGTCAAGCGCGTGGTCGCCGTCGGCGGCGACACGGTCTCCTGCTGCACCCGGGGCAGGCTCACCGTCAACGGCAAGCAGATCGACGAGCCGTACCTGAAGGGCGGCCCCGCCGAGCTGACGGGCTTCACCACCGTGAAGGTGCCCGAGGGACGGCTGTTCCTGCTCGGCGACGAACGCCAGGGTTCGCTGGACTCCACCGCCCACCTCACCGACGCCGCCCAGGGCACCGTCGCCCGCGCCGACGTCACCGCCCGCGTCGACTCCGTGATCTGGCCCATGAAGGGCATGCTGGAACGCCCCACCGGGTTCGCCGCGCTGGGCGCGCTCTCGCAGCCCGGACCGCTGCGCACGATCATTGCCCTGATCGTCGCGGGTGCCGTGCTGGTCCTGGCCGGCGGCGCGTACGGCCCGGTCGCCAGGCTGCTGGGCGGCGGCCGCGGCCGGACCCGGACGGAGCCGGCCCGTGCCCGCTGA
- a CDS encoding NUDIX hydrolase: protein MPADTTDTGHGADGYDGGLRKVARVVLLDPDDRVLLLHGHEPDDESDDWWFTPGGGLEGDETREQAALRELAEETGITDVRLGPVLWRRRCSFPFAGRRWDQDEWYFLARTTQTETAATALTELERLSVAGARWWTCRELERTHETVYPTRLAGLLRALLDEGPPAAPVTLDTEIV, encoded by the coding sequence GTGCCCGCTGACACCACGGACACCGGGCACGGCGCGGACGGGTACGACGGCGGGCTGCGCAAGGTGGCGCGGGTGGTCCTGCTGGACCCCGACGACCGAGTCCTGCTCCTGCACGGCCATGAGCCGGACGACGAGAGCGACGACTGGTGGTTCACGCCCGGCGGCGGCCTGGAGGGCGACGAGACCCGCGAACAGGCCGCCCTGCGCGAACTCGCCGAGGAGACCGGCATCACCGACGTACGGCTCGGCCCGGTGCTCTGGCGCCGCCGCTGCTCCTTCCCGTTCGCCGGCCGCCGCTGGGACCAGGACGAGTGGTACTTCCTGGCCCGTACGACGCAGACGGAGACCGCGGCCACGGCCCTGACCGAACTGGAGCGGCTGAGCGTCGCCGGAGCGCGCTGGTGGACGTGTCGGGAACTGGAGCGGACGCATGAGACCGTGTACCCGACCAGACTCGCCGGGCTGCTGCGCGCACTGCTCGACGAAGGTCCCCCGGCCGCGCCCGTGACCCTGGACACCGAAATCGTCTAG
- a CDS encoding DUF2469 domain-containing protein — protein MSAEDLEKYETEMELKLYREYRDVVGLFKYVIETERRFYLTNDYEMQVHSVQGEVFFEVSMADAWVWDMYRPARFVKQVRVLTFKDVNIEELNKSDLELPGG, from the coding sequence ATGAGCGCCGAGGACCTCGAGAAGTACGAGACCGAGATGGAGCTGAAGCTCTACCGGGAGTACCGCGATGTCGTCGGTCTGTTCAAATACGTGATCGAGACCGAGCGGCGCTTCTACCTCACGAACGACTATGAGATGCAGGTGCACTCGGTCCAGGGCGAGGTGTTCTTCGAGGTGTCGATGGCCGACGCCTGGGTGTGGGACATGTACAGGCCGGCCCGGTTCGTCAAGCAGGTGCGCGTCCTCACGTTCAAGGACGTGAACATCGAGGAGCTGAACAAGAGCGACCTGGAACTGCCGGGCGGCTGA
- a CDS encoding YraN family protein — MTVGAGGGADMTTQQARSALGRYGEGLAARRLAQAGMTVLERNWRCGRTGEIDIVALDGDTLVVCEVKTRRSGAFQHPMAAITPEKAERLRGLAERWIQTHGGAPPGGVRIDLVGVRLPPRGAPAVEHVRGAA, encoded by the coding sequence GTGACCGTTGGCGCCGGAGGTGGTGCCGACATGACCACACAACAGGCGCGCAGCGCGCTCGGCAGGTACGGAGAGGGGCTGGCCGCCCGCAGGCTGGCCCAGGCGGGCATGACGGTCCTGGAGCGCAACTGGCGCTGCGGCAGGACCGGCGAGATCGACATCGTGGCCCTCGACGGCGACACCCTGGTCGTCTGCGAGGTGAAGACCCGCAGGTCCGGAGCCTTCCAGCACCCGATGGCCGCGATCACCCCCGAGAAGGCCGAACGACTGCGCGGCCTCGCCGAACGCTGGATCCAGACCCACGGCGGAGCCCCGCCCGGCGGCGTCCGCATCGACCTGGTCGGCGTCCGGCTGCCCCCGCGCGGCGCACCCGCCGTCGAGCACGTACGGGGGGCCGCCTGA
- a CDS encoding YifB family Mg chelatase-like AAA ATPase, with protein sequence MGFARTCSVALVGVEGVVVEVQADLEPGVAAFTLVGLPDKSLTESRDRVRAAVVNSGAEWPQKKLTVGLSPASVPKAGSGFDLAVACAVLGAAERIDPRVLADIVMIGELGLDGRVRPVRGILPAVLAAADAGYEQVVVPECAAAEATLVPGISVLGIRSLRQLIAVLTDEPVPQEEPDEQGRPDPLLAGLRMPGTGAATGMHSMGAAQHDQGHDLADVVGQRSARTAVEVAAAGGHHLFLEGPPGAGKTMLAERLPAVLPPLQRQESLEVTAVHSVAGLLPPGKPLVDLAPYCAPHHSATMQALVGGGPGIARPGAVSLAHRGVLFLDETPEFSGHALDALRQPLEAGHVVIARSAGVVRFPAKFLMVLAANPCPCGRFSQRDTLCECSPAAIRRYQARLSGPLLDRVDLRVEVDPVTRAELARPDARGESTATVADRVRAARERTAARLTGTPWRTNSEVPGRELRSRWQAAPGAMDEAERGLERGLLTARGLDRVLRVAWTVADLVGHARPDATDVTLALQLRTGVPRGVPMALGATA encoded by the coding sequence ATGGGATTCGCCCGTACGTGCTCCGTGGCCCTCGTCGGGGTCGAGGGCGTCGTCGTCGAGGTCCAGGCCGACCTCGAACCGGGCGTCGCCGCCTTCACCCTGGTGGGACTGCCCGACAAGAGCCTCACCGAGAGCCGCGACCGGGTCCGCGCCGCGGTCGTCAACTCCGGCGCCGAATGGCCCCAGAAGAAACTCACCGTGGGACTCAGCCCCGCCTCGGTGCCCAAGGCCGGCAGCGGCTTCGACCTCGCCGTGGCCTGCGCGGTGCTCGGCGCCGCCGAGCGGATCGACCCCCGGGTACTGGCCGACATCGTCATGATCGGCGAACTGGGCCTGGACGGCCGGGTACGCCCGGTGCGCGGCATCCTCCCCGCGGTCCTGGCCGCCGCCGACGCCGGATACGAACAGGTGGTCGTCCCCGAGTGCGCCGCCGCCGAGGCCACCCTCGTGCCCGGCATCTCCGTGCTCGGCATCCGCAGCCTGCGCCAGCTGATCGCCGTCCTCACCGACGAACCCGTACCGCAGGAGGAACCCGACGAGCAGGGCCGCCCGGACCCGCTGCTGGCCGGACTGCGCATGCCCGGCACCGGCGCGGCCACCGGCATGCACAGCATGGGAGCCGCCCAGCACGACCAGGGACACGACCTCGCCGACGTCGTCGGCCAGCGCTCCGCCCGCACGGCCGTGGAGGTCGCCGCGGCCGGCGGACACCACCTCTTCCTGGAAGGACCGCCGGGCGCGGGAAAGACCATGCTCGCCGAGCGCCTGCCCGCCGTCCTGCCCCCGCTCCAGCGCCAGGAGTCCCTGGAGGTCACCGCCGTCCACTCGGTGGCCGGACTGCTGCCACCGGGCAAACCGCTGGTCGACCTCGCCCCCTACTGCGCCCCGCACCACTCCGCCACCATGCAGGCCCTCGTCGGCGGCGGTCCCGGCATCGCACGCCCCGGGGCCGTCTCCCTCGCCCACCGGGGCGTGCTCTTTCTGGACGAGACCCCCGAGTTCAGCGGTCACGCCCTCGACGCCCTGCGCCAGCCCCTGGAAGCGGGCCACGTGGTGATCGCCCGCAGCGCCGGTGTCGTACGGTTCCCGGCGAAGTTCCTCATGGTCCTCGCCGCCAACCCGTGCCCCTGCGGACGCTTCTCCCAGCGCGACACCCTCTGCGAGTGCTCACCGGCGGCGATCCGCCGCTACCAGGCCAGACTCTCCGGACCCCTGCTCGACCGGGTCGACCTGCGCGTCGAGGTGGACCCGGTCACCCGCGCCGAACTGGCCCGCCCGGACGCCCGGGGCGAGTCCACGGCCACCGTGGCCGACCGGGTGCGCGCCGCCCGCGAGCGCACGGCCGCCCGGCTCACCGGCACCCCTTGGCGCACCAACAGCGAGGTCCCGGGGCGCGAGCTGCGCAGCCGCTGGCAGGCCGCCCCCGGAGCGATGGACGAGGCCGAACGCGGCCTGGAGCGCGGCCTCCTCACGGCACGCGGACTCGACCGCGTGCTCCGCGTCGCCTGGACGGTCGCCGACCTCGTCGGCCACGCCCGCCCCGACGCCACGGACGTCACCCTCGCCCTCCAACTGCGCACCGGAGTACCTCGCGGCGTCCCCATGGCCCTCGGAGCGACAGCATGA